A single region of the Brachypodium distachyon strain Bd21 chromosome 3, Brachypodium_distachyon_v3.0, whole genome shotgun sequence genome encodes:
- the LOC100838193 gene encoding protein DMR6-LIKE OXYGENASE 1: protein MAAPSPNGVHGGCTGPKFSEEGIPVVDLGVLVNGDGDQRARAVRHLGRACQEWGFFMVINHGVPEALREAVMEACQELFSLPTEDKAEHMDGSPMDPVRVGTGFVNSAVDGAKFWRDYVKMFVHPDFHCPAKPAKLRDVAAEYAARTRQLMLELTAAISESLGLRGDRIAEALNLASGLQILVGNRYPPHAGGGPEDDDGPPPIGLPAHSDHGLLTLLFQNGVDGLQVHHDGRWLLAKPIPGSFFVIAGDQLEIVSNGRYKGVLHRARGGGEQARMSFVSLIGPCLDAVVEPVPDLATEGARGLEFRGIKYRDYMEYQQSNVLHEKAALDIVRVHRGIVAGEGSPDNSSVN from the exons ATGGCAGCACCTTCTCCAAACGGAGTGCACGGAGGCTGTACGGGACCGAAGTTCAGCGAGGAAGGCATCCCAGTCGTCGACCTCGGCGTCCTCGtcaacggcgacggcgaccaaCGGGCCAGGGCGGTTCGGCACCTCGGCCGGGCGTGCCAAGAATGGGGCTTCTTCATG GTGATCAACCACGGGGTGCCGGAGGCTCTGCGAGAAGCAGTGATGGAAGCATGTCAGGAGCTATTCAGCCTGCCGACGGAGGACAAGGCCGAGCACATGGACGGCAGCCCGATGGACCCCGTGCGGGTCGGCACGGGCTTCGTCAACTCCGCCGTCGACGGCGCCAAGTTCTGGAGGGACTACGTGAAGATGTTCGTCCACCCCGATTTCCACTGCCCCGCGAAGCCTGCGAAGCTGCGGGACGTCGCGGCGGAGTacgcggcgaggacgaggcaACTGATGCTGGAGCTCACGGCGGCGATCTCCGAGAGCCTGGGCCTCCGTGGAGACCGCATTGCTGAGGCCCTGAATCTGGCGTCTGGACTTCAGATTCTCGTGGGGAACCGTTACCCGCCGCACGCTGGTGGCGGCCCGGAGGACGACGatgggccgccgccgattGGGCTACCGGCCCACTCCGACCATGGGCTCCTCACGCTGCTCTTCCAGAACGGTGTCGACGGCCTGCAGGTCCATCATGATGGCCGCTGGCTCCTCGCCAAGCCCATTCCTGGCTCCTTCTTCGTCATCGCCGGCGATCAGCTCGAG ATTGTGAGCAATGGGAGGTACAAGGGCGTGCTCCAccgcgcgcggggcggcggggagcaGGCGAGGATGTCGTTCGTGAGCCTGATCGGGCCGTGCCTGGACGCCGTCGTCGAGCCGGTGCCGGACCTGGCAACGGAGGGCGCACGGGGCCTGGAGTTCAGGGGCATCAAGTACAGAGACTACATGGAGTACCAGCAGAGCAACGTGCTCCACGAGAAGGCGGCGCTGGACATCGTCCGCGTGCACCGTGGCATCGTTGCAGGCGAGGGCTCACCGGATAATTCTTCGGTTAATTGA
- the LOC100838491 gene encoding E3 ubiquitin-protein ligase ATL6 — MGRTRGVGNGRSSPSFPVVLLVLALVSQAADMASAQWDSPSGRGPSYFNPQSFNPSMAVIIVVLVTAFFFLGFFSIYLRRCAGSPLGPGPGPAGDLLALGAGSGITFAAGAAAAAVRGRTPRGLDPAALRALPTMAYADVKAHRVGLKGELECAVCLSEFDDRDALRLLPRCCHAFHVDCIDAWLASHVTCPVCRANLVFPEASAPAPAMATTVVQPQDVLPAAAATEEVPTAPPEPVTTVAIAVDSEETEEEAAELVRIGSVKRALRSKSGRPPSPAQPVFPRSHTTGHSLAVAAGGAAAERYTLRLPEHVLREAVAAGELRRSKSLQAFRDGGDGTSSRSARRGLGFGFGGAAPRAGRSVRLGQSGRWPTMSALLARTFSSARLPAAWGASARRGEADDAPGKVESNAAAATGQRCDVGAGAACPLPLGGGRV; from the coding sequence ATGGGCCGGACGCGCGGCGTCGGCAATGGCCGCAGCAGCCCCTCCTTCCCCGTTGTCCTCCTCGTACTCGCTCTCGTCTCCCAGGCCGCCGACATGGCGTCCGCGCAGTGGGACTCGCCGTCAGGCCGTGGGCCGAGCTACTTCAACCCGCAGAGCTTCAACCCGTCCATGGCCGTCATAATCGTGGTGCTCGTcaccgccttcttcttcctcggcttcttctccatctACCTCCGCCGCTGCGCGGGGAGCCCGCTCGGCCCGGGCCCgggccccgccggcgacctcctcgccctcggcgccggcagcgGGATCACCTTcgccgcgggcgccgccgccgccgccgtgcgggGGAGGACGCCGCGCGGGCTCGACCCGGCCGCGCTCCGGGCGCTCCCGACCATGGCGTACGCCGACGTCAAGGCGCACAGGGTCGGCCTCAAGGGCGAGCTCGAGTGCGCCGTGTGCCTCAGCGAGTTCGACGACCGCGACGCGCTCCGCCTCCTGCCGCGGTGTTGTCATGCGTTTCATGTGGATTGTATCGATGCCTGGCTCGCGTCCCACGTCACCTGCCCCGTCTGCCGCGCCAACCTCGTCTTCCCCGAGGCTTcggcgccggctccggctATGGCCACCACGGTGGTACAGCCGCAGGATGTCCTCCCGGCTGCGGCTGCGACGGAGGAAgtgcccacggcgccgccggagccggtgACGACGGTGGCGATCGCGGTTGATTCAGAGGAaacagaggaggaggcggcggagctggtGCGCATCGGCAGCGTGAAGCGCGCGCTGCGGAGCAAGTCCGGGCGGCCTCCTTCTCCCGCGCAGCCCGTCTTCCCGCGGTCGCACACCACGGGGCACTCTctggccgtggccgccgggggcgcggcggctgAGAGGTACACGCTGAGGCTGCCGGAGCACGTGCTGCGAGAGGCGGTCGCGGCGGGGGAGCTGCGGCGCTCGAAGAGCCTCCAGGCGTTCCGGGACGGCGGGGACGGGACTAGCAGCAGGAGCGCGCGCCGCGGCTTAggcttcggcttcggcggcGCTGCGCCCCGCGCCGGGAGGAGCGTCCGGCTCGGCCAATCCGGGCGGTGGCCCACCATGTCGGCGCTCCTGGCGCGCACGTTCTCGTCCGCGAGGCtgccggcggcgtggggcgcGTCCGCGCGCCGTGGCGAGGCCGACGACGCGCCCGGCAAGGTCGAAAGCaatgccgccgcggccacgggACAGCGGTGCGACGTCGGGGCCGGGGCCGCGTGCCCACTGCcacttggcggcggccgcgttTGA
- the LOC100838803 gene encoding probable glucan 1,3-beta-glucosidase A codes for MRLPCTGVLVFCSLCVFQLSHSSSDDSFTKVRAVNLGGWLVVEGWIKPSLFDGIPNGDMLDGTQVQLKSVALQKYVSAYSGGGSNVTVDRAATSSWETFKLWRVSDSEFQFRCFNGQFLTASNGDTISATADSPGDPETFYIERNNTLLHIKLLNGNYLQVTDNNQLASNYHSQPGWGDDMATFEMTIVANNLHGDYQLANGYGPAQAKVVLTEHRKSFVTGKDFYFLSRNSINAVRIPVGWWIAYDPDPPAPFIGGSLDTLDRAFYWAQVYGLKCIIDLHAAPGSQNGMEHSASRDGSVDWPSAANIKKTLEVINFLAQRYADNPSLLGIELLNEPSADGVPLGTLVSYYKAGYKIVRSYSETAYVIFCQRIGNADPVELYQADLGPTNTVVDLHYYNLFDPYFEKLNATENIRFIYKDRLPQVQALSGANGPLVFIGEWVNEWNVANASQAQYQLFGKAQLEVFGEASFGWSYWTVRCNSVHWDYEWNIRNRYLAGGSPLESPNYMMLVAGCVLYILSIFA; via the exons ATGAGGCTCCCTTGCACTGGAGTCCTGGTCTTTTGTTCTCTCTGCGTCTTCCAACTGTCGCATTCGTCGTCAG ATGATAGCTTCACCAAGGTCAGGGCGGTGAACTTGGGAGGCTGGCTGGTGGTGGAGGGGTGGATCAAGCCTTCTTTGTTTGATGGCATCCCAAACGGGGACATGCTG GATGGCACGCAGGTGCAGCTCAAGTCTGTTGCTCTACAGAAGTACGTGAGTGCATACAGTGGTGGAGGCAGTAATGTGACCGTGGATCGAGCTGCTACTTCATCGTGGGAAACTTTCAAG CTGTGGAGAGTTTCTGATAGTGAATTTCAATTCCGGTGCTTCAATGGCCAGTTCTTAACAGCAAGTAATGGGGACACTATCTCAGCAACTGCAGATTCACCAGGAGACCCTGAAACATTTTATATCGAAAGGAATAATACATTGCTTCATATCAAGCTTCTAAATGGGAACTATTTGCAG GTCACAGACAATAATCAGCTTGCTTCAAATTATCATTCCCAACCAGGATGGGGTGATGATATGGCAACATTTGAGATGACAATTGTTGCAAACAACTTGCATGGAGATTACCAGCTTGCTAATGGGTATGGACCTGCACAGGCAAAAGTGGTCTTGACT GAACACCGGAAGAGCTTTGTTACTGGAAAAGATTTCTATTTCCTCTCGCGAAACAGCATAAATGCAGTCAGGATTCCAGTTGGATGGTGGATTGCATATGACCCTGATCCGCCTGCTCCATTTATTGGTGGTTCCCTGGATACCCTTGATAGAGCATTCTACTGGGCACA GGTTTATGGCTTGAAGTGCATCATTGACCTTCATGCGGCTCCTGGATCTCAAAATGGAATGGAGCACAGTGCTAGCAGGGATGGTTCAGTAGATTGGCCTTCAGCTGCTAACATAAAGAAAACATTGGAGGTGATTAATTTTCTAGCTCAAAG GTATGCAGATAATCCCTCTCTCTTAGGTATTGAGCTTTTGAATGAGCCGTCTGCGGATGGAGTCCCACTAGGTACTCTAGTGTCGTATTACAAAGCAGGCTACAAAATTGTACGAAGTTACTCGGAGACAGCTTATGTTATATTCTGCCAGAGGATAGGGAATGCAGATCCAGTGGAGCTTTATCAGGCTGATCTCGGTCCAACTAACACTGTTGTGGACTTGCATTACTACAACCTTTTTGATCCGTATTTTGAGAAACTTAATGCAACAGAGAACATACGGTTCATTTACAAGGACAGACTGCCTCAAGTGCAGGCCTTGAGTGGCGCAAATGGACCTCTTGTTTTCATCG GAGAGTGGGTAAATGAATGGAATGTCGCAAACGCTTCGCAAGCTCAATACCAGTTATTTGGAAAAGCTCAATTGGAGGTCTTTGGAGAAGCCTCCTTTGGCTGGTCTTATTGGACAGTCAGGTGCAACAGTGTGCACTGGGATTATGAATGGAACATAAGGAATAGGTATCTTGCTG GCGGTTCACCGTTAGAAAGCCCAAATTACATGATGCTTGTGGCAGGATGCGTCCTGTATATTTTGTCTATATTTGCATGA